One segment of Carcharodon carcharias isolate sCarCar2 chromosome 16, sCarCar2.pri, whole genome shotgun sequence DNA contains the following:
- the LOC121289127 gene encoding cytochrome c oxidase assembly factor 7 → MMAGLINFQNEAEVREFLDNLGIEYSYQCHKEKDPEGCQRLADYLEGIKKNYEAAAQVLKHNCEENQHGESCYKLGSYYMIGKGGLQQNLKTAYECFVKSCGKDGKKSVDACHNAGLLAHDGQAFDNKPDSVKARDYYTKACNGNFVASCFNLSTLYIQGAPGVTKDMAMALKYSLKACDLGHIWACANTSRMYKLGEGTSRDNEKAELFKNRAQDLHREQKEYSQQLKFGQ, encoded by the exons ATGATGGCTGGACTTATCAACTTCCAGAATGAAGCAGAAGTGAGAGAGTTTCTGGACAATCTAGGAATCGAGTACAGTTACCAGTGTCACAAGGAGAAAGATCCGGAAG GGTGTCAACGTCTTGCTGATTATTtggaaggaattaaaaaaaattatgaagcAGCTGCTCAGGTATTGAAACACAACTGTGAGGAAAACCAGCATGGTGAAAGCTGCTATAAGCTTGGTTCTTACTATATGATTGGAAAAG GTGGATTACAACAAAATCTGAAGACTGCCTATGAATGCTTTGTTAAATCATGTGGAAAAGATGGTAAGAAGTCAGTTGATGCCTGCCACAATGCTGGATTGTTAGCTCATGATGGACAAGCATTCGATAATAAACCAGATTCTGTGAAAGCCAGAGATTACTACACCAAAGCCTGCAATGGGAATTTCGTAGCCAGCTGTTTCAATCTAAGTACTCTCTACATCCAGGGAGCACCAGGAGTGACCAAGGATATGGCCATGGCCCTAAAATATTCTCTTAAAGCATGCGATCTAGGGCATATCTGGGCATGTGCAAACACTAGTCGAATGTACAAACTAGGAGAGGGTACATCTAGAGACAATGAAAAGGCTGAACTTTTCAAAAACAGAGCACAAGATTTGCATAGGGAGCAAAAGGAATATTCACAGCAGTTAAAGTTTGGCCAGTAA